In Theropithecus gelada isolate Dixy chromosome 13, Tgel_1.0, whole genome shotgun sequence, one DNA window encodes the following:
- the EIF2B4 gene encoding translation initiation factor eIF-2B subunit delta isoform X1 — protein sequence MVMLTQQPAAPSASAPKPSRSLSGSLCALFSDADSGSGMKAELRPGPGAVGREMTKEEKLQLRKEKKQQKKKRKEEKGAEPETGSAVSAAQCQVGPTRELPESGIQLGTPGEKVPAGRSKAELRAERRAKQEAERALKQARKGEQGGPPPKASPSTAGETPSGVKRLPEYPQVDDLLLRRLVKKPERQQVPTRKDYGSKVSLFSHLPQYSRQNSLTQFMSIPSSVIHPAMVRLGLQYSQGLVSGSNARCIALLRALQQVIQDYTTPPNEELSRDLVNKLKPYMSFLTQCRPLSASMHNAIKFLNKEITSVGSSKREEEAKSELQAAIDRYVKEKIVLAAQAISRFAYQKISNGDVILVYGCSSLVSRILQEAWTEGRQFRVVVVDSRPRLEGRHTLHSLVRAGVPASYLLIPAASYVLPEVSKVLLGAHALLANGSVMSRVGTAQLALVARAHNVPVLVCCETYKFCERVQTDAFVSNELDDPDDLQCKRGEHVALANWQNHASLRLLNLVYDVTPPELVDLVITELGMIPCSSVPVVLRVKSSDQ from the exons ATGGTCATGCTAACCCAGCAGCCGGCTGCGCCGAGTGCTAGTGCCCCCAAGCCCTCCCGGAGTCTGTCTGGCTCACTTTGTGCCCTGTTTTCTGATGCAGACTCGGGATCCGGGATGAAGGCGGAGCTTCGCCCTGGGCCTGGG gcagtggggagggaaaTGACCAAAGAAGAGAAGCTGCAGCTtcggaaggaaaagaaacagcagaAGAAGAAacggaaggaagaaaagggggcaGAACCAGAAACTGGCTCTGCTGTATCTGCAGCCCAATGTCAAG tAGGCCCAACCAGAGAACTGCCAGAATCGGGCATTCAGTTGGGCACTCCTGGGGAGAAAGTTCCAGCTGGTCGGAGTAAGGCTGAACTTCGGGCTGAGCGTCGAGCCAAGCAGGAGGCTGAGCGGGCCCTGAAACAGGCAAGAAAAGGGGAACAAGGAGGACCACCTCCTAAGGCCAGCCCCAGCACAGCTGGAGAGACCCCCTCAG GAGTGAAGCGTCTCCCTGAGTACCCTCAGGTTGATGACCTGCTTCTGAGAAGGCTTGTTAAAAAACCAGAGCGTCAACAG GTTCCTACACGAAAGGATTACGGATCCAAAGTCAGTCTCTTCTCTCACCTACCCCAGTACAGCAGACAAAACTCTCTGACCCAGTTTATGAG CATCCCATCCTCTGTGATCCACCCAGCCATGGTGCGACTCGGCCTGCAGTACTCCCAGGGCCTGGTCAGTGGCTCCAATGCCCGGTGTATTGCCCTGCTTCGTGCCTTGCAGCAG GTGATTCAGGATTACACAACACCACCCAATGAAGAACTCTCCAGGGATCTAGTGAATAAACTAAAACCCTACATGAG CTTCCTGACTCAGTGCCGTCCCCTGTCAGCGAGCATGCACAACGCCATCAAGTTCCTTAACAAGGAAATCACCAGTGTGGGCAGTTCCAAGCGGGAAGAGGAG GCCAAGTCAGAACTTCAAGCAGCCATTGACCGGTATGTGAAAGAGAAGATTGTGCTTGCAGCTCAGGCAATTTCACGCTTTGCTTACCAGAAGATCAGTAATGGAGATGTGATCCTGGTATATGGATG CTCATCTCTGGTATCACGAATTCTTCAGGAGGCTTGGACAGAGGGCCGGCAATTTCGGGTGGTAGTGGTGGACAGCCGGCCACGGCTGGAAGGAAGGCACACGCTACATTCTCTAGTCCGTGCTGGTGTCCCAGCCTCCTACCTGCTGATTCCTGCAGCCTCCTATGTGCTCCCAGAG GTTTCCAAGGTGCTATTGGGAGCTCATGCACTCTTGGCCAACGGGTCTGTGATGTCACGGGTAGGGACAGCACAGTTAGCCCTGGTGGCTCGAGCCCATAATGTACCAGTGCTGGTTTGCTGTGAAACATACAAGTTCTGTGAGCGTGTGCAGACTGATGCCTTTGTCTCTAATGAGCTAG ATGACCCTGATGATCTGCAGTGTAAACGGGGAGAACATGTCGCACTGGCTAACTGGCAGAACCACGCGTCCCTACGGTTGTTGAATCTAGTCTATGATGTGACTCCCCCAGAGCTTGTGGATCTGGTGATCACAGAGCTGGGGATGATCCCTTGCAGTTCTGTACCTGTTGTTCTACGAGTCAAGAGCAGTGACCAGTGA
- the EIF2B4 gene encoding translation initiation factor eIF-2B subunit delta isoform X3 yields MAAVAVAVREDSGSGMKAELRPGPGAVGREMTKEEKLQLRKEKKQQKKKRKEEKGAEPETGSAVSAAQCQVGPTRELPESGIQLGTPGEKVPAGRSKAELRAERRAKQEAERALKQARKGEQGGPPPKASPSTAGETPSGVKRLPEYPQVDDLLLRRLVKKPERQQVPTRKDYGSKVSLFSHLPQYSRQNSLTQFMSIPSSVIHPAMVRLGLQYSQGLVSGSNARCIALLRALQQVIQDYTTPPNEELSRDLVNKLKPYMSFLTQCRPLSASMHNAIKFLNKEITSVGSSKREEEAKSELQAAIDRYVKEKIVLAAQAISRFAYQKISNGDVILVYGCSSLVSRILQEAWTEGRQFRVVVVDSRPRLEGRHTLHSLVRAGVPASYLLIPAASYVLPEVSKVLLGAHALLANGSVMSRVGTAQLALVARAHNVPVLVCCETYKFCERVQTDAFVSNELDDPDDLQCKRGEHVALANWQNHASLRLLNLVYDVTPPELVDLVITELGMIPCSSVPVVLRVKSSDQ; encoded by the exons ATGGCTGCTGTGGCCGTGGCTGTTCGAGAGG ACTCGGGATCCGGGATGAAGGCGGAGCTTCGCCCTGGGCCTGGG gcagtggggagggaaaTGACCAAAGAAGAGAAGCTGCAGCTtcggaaggaaaagaaacagcagaAGAAGAAacggaaggaagaaaagggggcaGAACCAGAAACTGGCTCTGCTGTATCTGCAGCCCAATGTCAAG tAGGCCCAACCAGAGAACTGCCAGAATCGGGCATTCAGTTGGGCACTCCTGGGGAGAAAGTTCCAGCTGGTCGGAGTAAGGCTGAACTTCGGGCTGAGCGTCGAGCCAAGCAGGAGGCTGAGCGGGCCCTGAAACAGGCAAGAAAAGGGGAACAAGGAGGACCACCTCCTAAGGCCAGCCCCAGCACAGCTGGAGAGACCCCCTCAG GAGTGAAGCGTCTCCCTGAGTACCCTCAGGTTGATGACCTGCTTCTGAGAAGGCTTGTTAAAAAACCAGAGCGTCAACAG GTTCCTACACGAAAGGATTACGGATCCAAAGTCAGTCTCTTCTCTCACCTACCCCAGTACAGCAGACAAAACTCTCTGACCCAGTTTATGAG CATCCCATCCTCTGTGATCCACCCAGCCATGGTGCGACTCGGCCTGCAGTACTCCCAGGGCCTGGTCAGTGGCTCCAATGCCCGGTGTATTGCCCTGCTTCGTGCCTTGCAGCAG GTGATTCAGGATTACACAACACCACCCAATGAAGAACTCTCCAGGGATCTAGTGAATAAACTAAAACCCTACATGAG CTTCCTGACTCAGTGCCGTCCCCTGTCAGCGAGCATGCACAACGCCATCAAGTTCCTTAACAAGGAAATCACCAGTGTGGGCAGTTCCAAGCGGGAAGAGGAG GCCAAGTCAGAACTTCAAGCAGCCATTGACCGGTATGTGAAAGAGAAGATTGTGCTTGCAGCTCAGGCAATTTCACGCTTTGCTTACCAGAAGATCAGTAATGGAGATGTGATCCTGGTATATGGATG CTCATCTCTGGTATCACGAATTCTTCAGGAGGCTTGGACAGAGGGCCGGCAATTTCGGGTGGTAGTGGTGGACAGCCGGCCACGGCTGGAAGGAAGGCACACGCTACATTCTCTAGTCCGTGCTGGTGTCCCAGCCTCCTACCTGCTGATTCCTGCAGCCTCCTATGTGCTCCCAGAG GTTTCCAAGGTGCTATTGGGAGCTCATGCACTCTTGGCCAACGGGTCTGTGATGTCACGGGTAGGGACAGCACAGTTAGCCCTGGTGGCTCGAGCCCATAATGTACCAGTGCTGGTTTGCTGTGAAACATACAAGTTCTGTGAGCGTGTGCAGACTGATGCCTTTGTCTCTAATGAGCTAG ATGACCCTGATGATCTGCAGTGTAAACGGGGAGAACATGTCGCACTGGCTAACTGGCAGAACCACGCGTCCCTACGGTTGTTGAATCTAGTCTATGATGTGACTCCCCCAGAGCTTGTGGATCTGGTGATCACAGAGCTGGGGATGATCCCTTGCAGTTCTGTACCTGTTGTTCTACGAGTCAAGAGCAGTGACCAGTGA
- the EIF2B4 gene encoding translation initiation factor eIF-2B subunit delta isoform X2, with the protein MVMLTQQPAAPSASAPKPSRSLSGSLCALFSDADSGSGMKAELRPGPGAVGREMTKEEKLQLRKEKKQQKKKRKEEKGAEPETGSAVSAAQCQGPTRELPESGIQLGTPGEKVPAGRSKAELRAERRAKQEAERALKQARKGEQGGPPPKASPSTAGETPSGVKRLPEYPQVDDLLLRRLVKKPERQQVPTRKDYGSKVSLFSHLPQYSRQNSLTQFMSIPSSVIHPAMVRLGLQYSQGLVSGSNARCIALLRALQQVIQDYTTPPNEELSRDLVNKLKPYMSFLTQCRPLSASMHNAIKFLNKEITSVGSSKREEEAKSELQAAIDRYVKEKIVLAAQAISRFAYQKISNGDVILVYGCSSLVSRILQEAWTEGRQFRVVVVDSRPRLEGRHTLHSLVRAGVPASYLLIPAASYVLPEVSKVLLGAHALLANGSVMSRVGTAQLALVARAHNVPVLVCCETYKFCERVQTDAFVSNELDDPDDLQCKRGEHVALANWQNHASLRLLNLVYDVTPPELVDLVITELGMIPCSSVPVVLRVKSSDQ; encoded by the exons ATGGTCATGCTAACCCAGCAGCCGGCTGCGCCGAGTGCTAGTGCCCCCAAGCCCTCCCGGAGTCTGTCTGGCTCACTTTGTGCCCTGTTTTCTGATGCAGACTCGGGATCCGGGATGAAGGCGGAGCTTCGCCCTGGGCCTGGG gcagtggggagggaaaTGACCAAAGAAGAGAAGCTGCAGCTtcggaaggaaaagaaacagcagaAGAAGAAacggaaggaagaaaagggggcaGAACCAGAAACTGGCTCTGCTGTATCTGCAGCCCAATGTCAAG GCCCAACCAGAGAACTGCCAGAATCGGGCATTCAGTTGGGCACTCCTGGGGAGAAAGTTCCAGCTGGTCGGAGTAAGGCTGAACTTCGGGCTGAGCGTCGAGCCAAGCAGGAGGCTGAGCGGGCCCTGAAACAGGCAAGAAAAGGGGAACAAGGAGGACCACCTCCTAAGGCCAGCCCCAGCACAGCTGGAGAGACCCCCTCAG GAGTGAAGCGTCTCCCTGAGTACCCTCAGGTTGATGACCTGCTTCTGAGAAGGCTTGTTAAAAAACCAGAGCGTCAACAG GTTCCTACACGAAAGGATTACGGATCCAAAGTCAGTCTCTTCTCTCACCTACCCCAGTACAGCAGACAAAACTCTCTGACCCAGTTTATGAG CATCCCATCCTCTGTGATCCACCCAGCCATGGTGCGACTCGGCCTGCAGTACTCCCAGGGCCTGGTCAGTGGCTCCAATGCCCGGTGTATTGCCCTGCTTCGTGCCTTGCAGCAG GTGATTCAGGATTACACAACACCACCCAATGAAGAACTCTCCAGGGATCTAGTGAATAAACTAAAACCCTACATGAG CTTCCTGACTCAGTGCCGTCCCCTGTCAGCGAGCATGCACAACGCCATCAAGTTCCTTAACAAGGAAATCACCAGTGTGGGCAGTTCCAAGCGGGAAGAGGAG GCCAAGTCAGAACTTCAAGCAGCCATTGACCGGTATGTGAAAGAGAAGATTGTGCTTGCAGCTCAGGCAATTTCACGCTTTGCTTACCAGAAGATCAGTAATGGAGATGTGATCCTGGTATATGGATG CTCATCTCTGGTATCACGAATTCTTCAGGAGGCTTGGACAGAGGGCCGGCAATTTCGGGTGGTAGTGGTGGACAGCCGGCCACGGCTGGAAGGAAGGCACACGCTACATTCTCTAGTCCGTGCTGGTGTCCCAGCCTCCTACCTGCTGATTCCTGCAGCCTCCTATGTGCTCCCAGAG GTTTCCAAGGTGCTATTGGGAGCTCATGCACTCTTGGCCAACGGGTCTGTGATGTCACGGGTAGGGACAGCACAGTTAGCCCTGGTGGCTCGAGCCCATAATGTACCAGTGCTGGTTTGCTGTGAAACATACAAGTTCTGTGAGCGTGTGCAGACTGATGCCTTTGTCTCTAATGAGCTAG ATGACCCTGATGATCTGCAGTGTAAACGGGGAGAACATGTCGCACTGGCTAACTGGCAGAACCACGCGTCCCTACGGTTGTTGAATCTAGTCTATGATGTGACTCCCCCAGAGCTTGTGGATCTGGTGATCACAGAGCTGGGGATGATCCCTTGCAGTTCTGTACCTGTTGTTCTACGAGTCAAGAGCAGTGACCAGTGA
- the EIF2B4 gene encoding translation initiation factor eIF-2B subunit delta isoform X4: MAAVAVAVREDSGSGMKAELRPGPGAVGREMTKEEKLQLRKEKKQQKKKRKEEKGAEPETGSAVSAAQCQGPTRELPESGIQLGTPGEKVPAGRSKAELRAERRAKQEAERALKQARKGEQGGPPPKASPSTAGETPSGVKRLPEYPQVDDLLLRRLVKKPERQQVPTRKDYGSKVSLFSHLPQYSRQNSLTQFMSIPSSVIHPAMVRLGLQYSQGLVSGSNARCIALLRALQQVIQDYTTPPNEELSRDLVNKLKPYMSFLTQCRPLSASMHNAIKFLNKEITSVGSSKREEEAKSELQAAIDRYVKEKIVLAAQAISRFAYQKISNGDVILVYGCSSLVSRILQEAWTEGRQFRVVVVDSRPRLEGRHTLHSLVRAGVPASYLLIPAASYVLPEVSKVLLGAHALLANGSVMSRVGTAQLALVARAHNVPVLVCCETYKFCERVQTDAFVSNELDDPDDLQCKRGEHVALANWQNHASLRLLNLVYDVTPPELVDLVITELGMIPCSSVPVVLRVKSSDQ, translated from the exons ATGGCTGCTGTGGCCGTGGCTGTTCGAGAGG ACTCGGGATCCGGGATGAAGGCGGAGCTTCGCCCTGGGCCTGGG gcagtggggagggaaaTGACCAAAGAAGAGAAGCTGCAGCTtcggaaggaaaagaaacagcagaAGAAGAAacggaaggaagaaaagggggcaGAACCAGAAACTGGCTCTGCTGTATCTGCAGCCCAATGTCAAG GCCCAACCAGAGAACTGCCAGAATCGGGCATTCAGTTGGGCACTCCTGGGGAGAAAGTTCCAGCTGGTCGGAGTAAGGCTGAACTTCGGGCTGAGCGTCGAGCCAAGCAGGAGGCTGAGCGGGCCCTGAAACAGGCAAGAAAAGGGGAACAAGGAGGACCACCTCCTAAGGCCAGCCCCAGCACAGCTGGAGAGACCCCCTCAG GAGTGAAGCGTCTCCCTGAGTACCCTCAGGTTGATGACCTGCTTCTGAGAAGGCTTGTTAAAAAACCAGAGCGTCAACAG GTTCCTACACGAAAGGATTACGGATCCAAAGTCAGTCTCTTCTCTCACCTACCCCAGTACAGCAGACAAAACTCTCTGACCCAGTTTATGAG CATCCCATCCTCTGTGATCCACCCAGCCATGGTGCGACTCGGCCTGCAGTACTCCCAGGGCCTGGTCAGTGGCTCCAATGCCCGGTGTATTGCCCTGCTTCGTGCCTTGCAGCAG GTGATTCAGGATTACACAACACCACCCAATGAAGAACTCTCCAGGGATCTAGTGAATAAACTAAAACCCTACATGAG CTTCCTGACTCAGTGCCGTCCCCTGTCAGCGAGCATGCACAACGCCATCAAGTTCCTTAACAAGGAAATCACCAGTGTGGGCAGTTCCAAGCGGGAAGAGGAG GCCAAGTCAGAACTTCAAGCAGCCATTGACCGGTATGTGAAAGAGAAGATTGTGCTTGCAGCTCAGGCAATTTCACGCTTTGCTTACCAGAAGATCAGTAATGGAGATGTGATCCTGGTATATGGATG CTCATCTCTGGTATCACGAATTCTTCAGGAGGCTTGGACAGAGGGCCGGCAATTTCGGGTGGTAGTGGTGGACAGCCGGCCACGGCTGGAAGGAAGGCACACGCTACATTCTCTAGTCCGTGCTGGTGTCCCAGCCTCCTACCTGCTGATTCCTGCAGCCTCCTATGTGCTCCCAGAG GTTTCCAAGGTGCTATTGGGAGCTCATGCACTCTTGGCCAACGGGTCTGTGATGTCACGGGTAGGGACAGCACAGTTAGCCCTGGTGGCTCGAGCCCATAATGTACCAGTGCTGGTTTGCTGTGAAACATACAAGTTCTGTGAGCGTGTGCAGACTGATGCCTTTGTCTCTAATGAGCTAG ATGACCCTGATGATCTGCAGTGTAAACGGGGAGAACATGTCGCACTGGCTAACTGGCAGAACCACGCGTCCCTACGGTTGTTGAATCTAGTCTATGATGTGACTCCCCCAGAGCTTGTGGATCTGGTGATCACAGAGCTGGGGATGATCCCTTGCAGTTCTGTACCTGTTGTTCTACGAGTCAAGAGCAGTGACCAGTGA
- the EIF2B4 gene encoding translation initiation factor eIF-2B subunit delta isoform X6 yields the protein MVRLGLQYSQGLVSGSNARCIALLRALQQVIQDYTTPPNEELSRDLVNKLKPYMSFLTQCRPLSASMHNAIKFLNKEITSVGSSKREEEAKSELQAAIDRYVKEKIVLAAQAISRFAYQKISNGDVILVYGCSSLVSRILQEAWTEGRQFRVVVVDSRPRLEGRHTLHSLVRAGVPASYLLIPAASYVLPEVSKVLLGAHALLANGSVMSRVGTAQLALVARAHNVPVLVCCETYKFCERVQTDAFVSNELDDPDDLQCKRGEHVALANWQNHASLRLLNLVYDVTPPELVDLVITELGMIPCSSVPVVLRVKSSDQ from the exons ATGGTGCGACTCGGCCTGCAGTACTCCCAGGGCCTGGTCAGTGGCTCCAATGCCCGGTGTATTGCCCTGCTTCGTGCCTTGCAGCAG GTGATTCAGGATTACACAACACCACCCAATGAAGAACTCTCCAGGGATCTAGTGAATAAACTAAAACCCTACATGAG CTTCCTGACTCAGTGCCGTCCCCTGTCAGCGAGCATGCACAACGCCATCAAGTTCCTTAACAAGGAAATCACCAGTGTGGGCAGTTCCAAGCGGGAAGAGGAG GCCAAGTCAGAACTTCAAGCAGCCATTGACCGGTATGTGAAAGAGAAGATTGTGCTTGCAGCTCAGGCAATTTCACGCTTTGCTTACCAGAAGATCAGTAATGGAGATGTGATCCTGGTATATGGATG CTCATCTCTGGTATCACGAATTCTTCAGGAGGCTTGGACAGAGGGCCGGCAATTTCGGGTGGTAGTGGTGGACAGCCGGCCACGGCTGGAAGGAAGGCACACGCTACATTCTCTAGTCCGTGCTGGTGTCCCAGCCTCCTACCTGCTGATTCCTGCAGCCTCCTATGTGCTCCCAGAG GTTTCCAAGGTGCTATTGGGAGCTCATGCACTCTTGGCCAACGGGTCTGTGATGTCACGGGTAGGGACAGCACAGTTAGCCCTGGTGGCTCGAGCCCATAATGTACCAGTGCTGGTTTGCTGTGAAACATACAAGTTCTGTGAGCGTGTGCAGACTGATGCCTTTGTCTCTAATGAGCTAG ATGACCCTGATGATCTGCAGTGTAAACGGGGAGAACATGTCGCACTGGCTAACTGGCAGAACCACGCGTCCCTACGGTTGTTGAATCTAGTCTATGATGTGACTCCCCCAGAGCTTGTGGATCTGGTGATCACAGAGCTGGGGATGATCCCTTGCAGTTCTGTACCTGTTGTTCTACGAGTCAAGAGCAGTGACCAGTGA
- the EIF2B4 gene encoding translation initiation factor eIF-2B subunit delta isoform X5: MSIPSSVIHPAMVRLGLQYSQGLVSGSNARCIALLRALQQVIQDYTTPPNEELSRDLVNKLKPYMSFLTQCRPLSASMHNAIKFLNKEITSVGSSKREEEAKSELQAAIDRYVKEKIVLAAQAISRFAYQKISNGDVILVYGCSSLVSRILQEAWTEGRQFRVVVVDSRPRLEGRHTLHSLVRAGVPASYLLIPAASYVLPEVSKVLLGAHALLANGSVMSRVGTAQLALVARAHNVPVLVCCETYKFCERVQTDAFVSNELDDPDDLQCKRGEHVALANWQNHASLRLLNLVYDVTPPELVDLVITELGMIPCSSVPVVLRVKSSDQ; this comes from the exons ATGAG CATCCCATCCTCTGTGATCCACCCAGCCATGGTGCGACTCGGCCTGCAGTACTCCCAGGGCCTGGTCAGTGGCTCCAATGCCCGGTGTATTGCCCTGCTTCGTGCCTTGCAGCAG GTGATTCAGGATTACACAACACCACCCAATGAAGAACTCTCCAGGGATCTAGTGAATAAACTAAAACCCTACATGAG CTTCCTGACTCAGTGCCGTCCCCTGTCAGCGAGCATGCACAACGCCATCAAGTTCCTTAACAAGGAAATCACCAGTGTGGGCAGTTCCAAGCGGGAAGAGGAG GCCAAGTCAGAACTTCAAGCAGCCATTGACCGGTATGTGAAAGAGAAGATTGTGCTTGCAGCTCAGGCAATTTCACGCTTTGCTTACCAGAAGATCAGTAATGGAGATGTGATCCTGGTATATGGATG CTCATCTCTGGTATCACGAATTCTTCAGGAGGCTTGGACAGAGGGCCGGCAATTTCGGGTGGTAGTGGTGGACAGCCGGCCACGGCTGGAAGGAAGGCACACGCTACATTCTCTAGTCCGTGCTGGTGTCCCAGCCTCCTACCTGCTGATTCCTGCAGCCTCCTATGTGCTCCCAGAG GTTTCCAAGGTGCTATTGGGAGCTCATGCACTCTTGGCCAACGGGTCTGTGATGTCACGGGTAGGGACAGCACAGTTAGCCCTGGTGGCTCGAGCCCATAATGTACCAGTGCTGGTTTGCTGTGAAACATACAAGTTCTGTGAGCGTGTGCAGACTGATGCCTTTGTCTCTAATGAGCTAG ATGACCCTGATGATCTGCAGTGTAAACGGGGAGAACATGTCGCACTGGCTAACTGGCAGAACCACGCGTCCCTACGGTTGTTGAATCTAGTCTATGATGTGACTCCCCCAGAGCTTGTGGATCTGGTGATCACAGAGCTGGGGATGATCCCTTGCAGTTCTGTACCTGTTGTTCTACGAGTCAAGAGCAGTGACCAGTGA